In Rattus rattus isolate New Zealand chromosome 9, Rrattus_CSIRO_v1, whole genome shotgun sequence, a genomic segment contains:
- the Tmem100 gene encoding transmembrane protein 100, protein MTEEPTKENVGGPKSPTPVTMEKSPKSEVVVTTVPLVSEVQLMAATGGAELSCYRCIIPFAVVVFITGIVVTAVAYSFNSHGSVISILGLVLLSSGLFLLASSALCWKVRQRNKKVKRRESQTALVVNQRSLFA, encoded by the coding sequence atgactgaAGAACCCACCAAAGAGAACGTGGGAGGCCCGAAGTCTCCCACACCTGTGACAATGGAGAAAAGCCCGAAGAGTGAAGTTGTGGTCACCACGGTCCCCTTGGTCAGTGAGGTTCAGCTGATGGCCGCCACCGGGGGTGCCGAACTCTCTTGCTACCGCTGCATCATCCCCTTTGCCGTGGTGGTCTTCATCACCGGGATCGTGGTCACCGCTGTGGCTTACAGCTTCAATTCCCATGGTTCCGTCATCTCCATCTTAGGCCTGGTCCTTCTGTCCTCTGGACTGTTTTTACTAGCCTCCAGCGCCTTGTGCTGGAAGGTgagacaaaggaacaaaaaagtcAAGAGACGCGAGAGTCAGACGGCTCTGGTGGTAAATCAGAGAAGTTTGTTTGCTTAA